The bacterium genome contains a region encoding:
- a CDS encoding DNA-binding response regulator — MKILPPDLVERIQEYFTGGYLYVPSRMKAKRVVRNMEIIRMFNAGKTITEIAETFLLTRTGIRFILKGAGRKQGGGSHAG, encoded by the coding sequence GTGAAAATCCTGCCGCCAGACCTGGTCGAGCGGATTCAGGAGTACTTCACCGGCGGCTACCTGTACGTGCCGTCTCGCATGAAGGCGAAGCGCGTCGTGCGCAATATGGAAATCATCCGGATGTTCAATGCGGGCAAGACCATCACCGAAATCGCCGAGACGTTTTTGCTCACCCGCACGGGCATTCGTTTCATCCTGAAAGGCGCTGGACGGAAGCAAGGGGGTGGAAGTCATGCGGGGTGA
- a CDS encoding DUF5049 domain-containing protein: MSDTNAKVAIPPEVLKGIEAVRISGRTNMLDRNAVAAIALDLGHVDAAFWLDDKANRKAYAEGIFRGFRACGEQSRTEDKTLTP, translated from the coding sequence ATGTCGGACACCAACGCCAAAGTCGCCATCCCACCTGAGGTACTCAAGGGCATCGAGGCCGTGCGCATCTCCGGGCGCACGAACATGCTCGACCGGAACGCGGTCGCCGCCATCGCCCTGGACCTTGGCCACGTCGACGCCGCCTTCTGGCTCGACGACAAGGCCAACCGCAAGGCCTACGCCGAGGGAATCTTCCGAGGCTTCCGAGCCTGCGGTGAGCAGAGTCGAACCGAGGACAAGACACTCACCCCATAA
- a CDS encoding tyrosine-type recombinase/integrase, producing MIESYLTRLEADGKSPHTLSCYRRDLRLLLAFAGDVEAAALTADLLARFLLSAPVTTTHTGAPRGDASLGRIRACLRSFGRYVANVGATGRDPADWIKIKRYEREAPSFLSPAEVKALLKAVAAHKGEAAERDLVMLRVLLGTGIRLAELVGLDIGDVRLDEKQLRIKRAKGGKAQVRFLNTELRSILRKYVQRRRKEMAETDALFLSNRNRRISTRQVQERMGLWLAWAGLDGKISVHGLRHTFATLLYGRTKNLLLVSKALGHARVTTTQVYAHITDDDFEDALESL from the coding sequence TTGATCGAGAGCTACCTGACTCGCCTGGAGGCCGACGGCAAAAGCCCGCACACCCTCAGCTGCTACCGCCGCGACCTGCGCCTGCTGCTCGCCTTCGCGGGCGATGTGGAGGCGGCGGCGCTCACGGCGGATCTGCTGGCGCGGTTCCTTTTGTCCGCGCCGGTCACCACGACGCACACGGGCGCGCCCCGTGGCGACGCGAGCCTGGGGCGCATAAGGGCTTGCCTCCGCAGCTTCGGGCGCTACGTGGCCAACGTGGGCGCAACGGGCCGCGACCCCGCCGACTGGATCAAGATCAAACGGTACGAGCGGGAAGCGCCGTCTTTCCTCTCGCCCGCCGAGGTCAAAGCCCTGCTCAAGGCGGTCGCGGCGCACAAGGGCGAGGCCGCCGAGCGCGACCTGGTCATGCTGCGCGTCCTGCTCGGAACGGGCATCCGTCTGGCGGAACTGGTCGGCCTCGACATCGGCGACGTGCGCCTCGACGAAAAGCAACTGCGCATCAAGCGCGCCAAGGGCGGCAAGGCCCAGGTGCGGTTCCTGAACACCGAGCTTCGGTCGATCCTGCGCAAGTACGTTCAGCGCCGCCGCAAGGAGATGGCCGAGACCGACGCGCTCTTCCTCTCGAATCGCAATAGGCGCATCAGCACGCGCCAGGTCCAGGAGCGCATGGGCCTCTGGCTCGCCTGGGCGGGACTCGACGGCAAGATCAGCGTCCACGGCCTGCGCCATACCTTCGCCACGCTGCTCTATGGCCGCACGAAGAACCTGCTCCTCGTGTCCAAGGCCCTCGGCCACGCCCGCGTCACCACCACCCAGGTCTACGCCCACATCACCGACGACGATTTTGAGGACGCCCTCGAGAGCCTCTGA